From Chrysiogenia bacterium, one genomic window encodes:
- the rho gene encoding transcription termination factor Rho (An RNA-DNA helicase that actively releases nascent mRNAs from paused transcription complexes): VEHKKDVVILLDSITRLARAYNTVVPPSGKILSGGVDSNALHKPKRFFGAARNIEEGGSLTIIATALIDTGSRMDEVIFEEFKGTGNMEIVLDRKLADKRIFPAIDINKSGTRKEELLIDENDLHRIWILRKILSPLNQIDAMEFLSGKMLGTNSNKDFMNSMNK; the protein is encoded by the coding sequence GTCGAGCACAAGAAGGACGTCGTCATCCTGCTCGACTCGATCACCCGCCTGGCACGCGCCTACAACACGGTGGTTCCGCCCTCGGGCAAGATCCTCTCGGGCGGCGTGGACTCCAACGCCCTGCACAAGCCCAAGCGCTTCTTCGGCGCCGCGCGCAACATCGAAGAGGGCGGCAGCCTCACCATCATCGCCACCGCCTTGATCGACACCGGCAGCCGCATGGACGAAGTCATCTTCGAAGAGTTCAAGGGCACCGGTAACATGGAAATCGTGCTGGACCGCAAACTCGCCGACAAGCGCATCTTCCCGGCCATCGACATCAACAAGTCGGGCACCCGCAAGGAAGAACTGCTCATCGACGAGAACGACCTGCACCGCATCTGGATTCTGCGAAAGATTCTCTCGCCTCTGAACCAGATCGACGCGATGGAGTTTCTCAGCGGAAAGATGCTGGGAACCAATTCCAACAAGGATTTCATGAACTCCATGAACAAGTAA